The following coding sequences are from one Streptomyces angustmyceticus window:
- a CDS encoding alpha/beta hydrolase: MFTHEAKRAATLAAVLLLALTGATACAGRATDTAPQGGEVAEKRRSTQEGTVGMREFSAAPDRLPSCYRGARDATAYRLPGSPGRGRMVAMGSGPRGVVFAPISWGDACEWAAEAKRLAAGGYHVVTFDWGTDRRRTVSDATRLLRSRGTTDVAWVGGCMGGTLMLGMLTDRTARPVGVAGISPLASLGGYSAGSGTSYQGELLLLGTADDPLSDEGKLREVARGFPEAEVAVLPGTLHAAEIFTGPHGDTARRSLDGFLDRTFSPAAG, encoded by the coding sequence ATGTTCACGCATGAAGCGAAGCGTGCGGCGACCCTGGCGGCGGTCCTGCTTCTGGCGCTGACCGGGGCCACCGCCTGCGCCGGCCGCGCCACGGACACCGCCCCACAAGGGGGCGAGGTGGCGGAAAAGCGACGCTCCACCCAGGAAGGAACCGTCGGAATGCGAGAGTTCAGCGCCGCCCCGGACCGGCTGCCGTCGTGCTACCGCGGCGCCCGGGACGCCACCGCGTACCGCCTGCCCGGGTCCCCGGGGCGCGGCCGGATGGTCGCCATGGGCAGCGGCCCCCGCGGGGTGGTCTTCGCGCCCATCTCCTGGGGCGACGCCTGCGAGTGGGCCGCCGAGGCCAAGCGGCTCGCGGCCGGCGGCTACCACGTCGTCACCTTCGACTGGGGAACGGACCGCCGCCGGACCGTGTCCGACGCCACCCGGCTGCTCCGCTCCCGCGGCACCACGGACGTGGCCTGGGTCGGCGGCTGCATGGGCGGCACCCTGATGCTCGGCATGCTGACGGACCGCACCGCCCGCCCCGTCGGCGTCGCCGGGATCAGCCCGCTGGCCTCCCTGGGCGGCTACTCCGCCGGGAGCGGCACCTCCTACCAGGGCGAACTGCTGCTCCTGGGCACGGCCGACGACCCGCTCTCGGACGAGGGCAAGCTGCGCGAGGTGGCCCGCGGCTTCCCCGAGGCCGAGGTCGCCGTGCTGCCCGGCACCCTCCACGCCGCCGAGATCTTCACCGGCCCGCACGGTGACACGGCCCGGCGCAGCCTGGACGGCTTCCTCGACCGCACCTTCTCCCCGGCGGCCGGCTGA
- a CDS encoding CAP domain-containing protein, translating into MNNDHHPQPEFHDEAPTGNGRRADASAAHRRSGPAGGGRSGGRHGRNGGLHRGGSRPTRKTTLLAVASVVVVGGSCVVLIRPDSGADRALAADGVAQAAPAATTPASPEPTVSRSPKSHQPAASPSAAERHRKRHATPRPQSSRTGGSAEPARSVTPRAARPGSGTGGGTPAGTGAAKGTAAAFAQKIVELVNAQRAQHGCGPLSVDRRLQAAAQAHSDDMAARNYYEHNTPEGVDPGTRMTKAGFPWASWAENIFKSPKDPATAMDGWMKSPGHRDNILNCSYKSTGVGVNLSANGPWWTQDFATHS; encoded by the coding sequence ATGAACAACGACCACCACCCGCAGCCCGAGTTCCACGACGAGGCCCCGACCGGGAACGGCCGCCGGGCGGACGCGTCCGCCGCGCACCGGCGTTCCGGACCGGCCGGCGGCGGCCGTTCGGGCGGCCGGCACGGACGCAACGGCGGCCTGCACCGCGGTGGCAGCCGCCCCACGCGGAAGACCACCCTGCTGGCGGTGGCCTCCGTGGTCGTCGTGGGCGGGTCCTGCGTGGTGCTGATACGTCCCGACTCCGGGGCCGACCGGGCGCTCGCGGCGGACGGGGTCGCGCAGGCCGCGCCGGCCGCCACCACCCCCGCCTCCCCGGAGCCGACCGTCTCGCGCTCGCCCAAGAGCCACCAGCCCGCGGCCTCCCCGTCCGCGGCCGAGCGGCACCGCAAGCGGCACGCGACGCCCCGGCCGCAGTCCTCCCGCACCGGCGGCAGCGCCGAGCCGGCCAGGAGCGTCACGCCCCGCGCGGCCCGCCCCGGCTCCGGCACCGGGGGCGGCACCCCGGCCGGCACGGGCGCGGCGAAGGGCACCGCGGCGGCGTTCGCGCAGAAGATCGTCGAGCTGGTCAACGCCCAGCGGGCACAGCACGGTTGCGGGCCGCTCAGCGTCGACCGCCGGCTGCAGGCCGCGGCGCAGGCCCACTCGGACGACATGGCCGCCCGCAACTACTACGAGCACAACACCCCGGAGGGCGTCGACCCGGGCACCCGGATGACCAAGGCCGGTTTCCCGTGGGCCAGTTGGGCGGAGAACATCTTCAAGAGCCCCAAGGACCCGGCCACCGCGATGGACGGCTGGATGAAGAGCCCGGGCCACCGGGACAACATCCTCAACTGCTCCTACAAGTCCACCGGCGTGGGCGTCAATCTCAGCGCCAACGGGCCGTGGTGGACGCAGGACTTCGCCACCCACTCCTGA
- a CDS encoding sigma-70 family RNA polymerase sigma factor has product MGVKQENGTAAVEAARAGDEHAREELLASYLPLIYNVVGRALDGHADVDDVVQETMLRVLESLADLREPASFRSWLVAIAMNQVRRRWTTDRKAPVVGLDQAPERADRSADFVDLTILKLGLSGQRREVAAATRWLDEGDRSLLSLWWLEAAGEITRTELVAAVGIGSRHAAVRVQRMKEQLEAGRVVVRALAADPPCADLARLTATWDHEPCALWRKRISRHARRCAACSGHWNDLLPAEGLLAGLALLPLPSHLAPPAAPAPTAATAATTAAPAHHTSATSGTPHTHPLPNRLPRPRRVTKGATVAGTAALAVAVTAALWWWPGTPADRKAERKEEPKAARTVVKPSPTRHPTPTPTPTPTPTPSRTATASPTPSATPSPAPPSLEEQATALINARRARAGCGPLRIDRRLHTAARRHSADMAARQYYEHDAPDGTGPDDRITAAGYRWSSWGENLDRGPRTAAAAVNDWMGDAMHRGNLLDCRFTAVGIGVVEGPGGPWWTQDLAAPR; this is encoded by the coding sequence ATGGGCGTGAAGCAGGAAAACGGGACGGCTGCCGTCGAGGCCGCCAGGGCCGGGGACGAGCATGCCCGGGAGGAGCTCCTGGCCTCCTACCTGCCGCTGATCTACAACGTCGTCGGACGCGCACTGGACGGCCATGCGGACGTCGACGACGTGGTGCAGGAGACCATGCTGCGCGTCCTGGAGTCGCTGGCGGACCTGCGGGAGCCGGCGTCCTTCCGCTCCTGGCTGGTGGCGATCGCCATGAACCAGGTACGCCGCCGGTGGACCACCGACCGCAAGGCGCCCGTCGTCGGCCTGGACCAGGCACCGGAACGGGCCGACCGCTCGGCCGACTTCGTGGATCTGACCATCCTGAAACTGGGACTCTCCGGCCAGCGTCGTGAGGTCGCCGCGGCCACCCGGTGGCTGGACGAGGGGGACCGGTCGCTGCTGTCCCTGTGGTGGCTGGAGGCCGCCGGGGAGATCACCAGGACGGAGCTGGTCGCCGCCGTCGGGATCGGCTCGCGTCACGCGGCGGTCCGGGTGCAGCGCATGAAGGAGCAACTGGAGGCCGGACGCGTGGTGGTGCGCGCGCTCGCGGCCGATCCGCCGTGCGCCGACCTGGCCCGGCTGACGGCCACGTGGGACCACGAACCCTGCGCGCTCTGGCGCAAACGCATATCCCGCCACGCCCGCCGGTGCGCGGCCTGTTCCGGACACTGGAACGACCTGCTCCCCGCCGAAGGATTGCTGGCCGGCCTCGCCCTGCTGCCGCTGCCCTCGCACCTCGCCCCGCCCGCCGCACCGGCCCCCACCGCCGCGACGGCGGCGACGACCGCGGCACCCGCGCACCACACCTCCGCGACCTCCGGCACACCCCACACCCACCCGCTGCCGAACCGCCTGCCCCGGCCGCGCCGGGTGACGAAGGGCGCCACCGTCGCGGGGACCGCCGCCCTCGCCGTGGCCGTCACCGCCGCCCTGTGGTGGTGGCCCGGTACGCCGGCCGACCGGAAGGCCGAACGGAAGGAGGAGCCGAAGGCGGCCCGCACGGTGGTCAAGCCCTCACCGACGCGGCACCCCACCCCCACCCCCACACCCACTCCGACCCCCACCCCCTCGCGCACCGCGACCGCGTCCCCCACCCCGTCCGCGACGCCGTCCCCCGCCCCGCCCAGCCTCGAAGAACAGGCCACCGCCCTCATCAACGCCCGGCGGGCCCGGGCCGGCTGCGGGCCGCTGCGCATCGACCGCAGACTGCACACCGCGGCGCGACGCCACTCCGCCGACATGGCGGCACGGCAGTACTACGAGCACGACGCCCCGGACGGCACCGGCCCCGACGACCGGATCACCGCCGCCGGATACCGGTGGAGCAGCTGGGGCGAGAACCTCGACCGCGGCCCGCGCACCGCAGCCGCGGCGGTCAACGACTGGATGGGCGACGCCATGCACCGCGGCAACCTGCTCGACTGCCGGTTCACGGCGGTCGGCATCGGCGTCGTCGAGGGACCGGGCGGACCCTGGTGGACCCAGGACCTCGCCGCGCCGCGCTGA
- a CDS encoding M64 family metallopeptidase, which produces MHRRTSKDTPRRLSIRTAVSAALATVTLAATATAATAQGADRSPSPAPHGPSTQQVEYFTEPGGHPRHTTVPASPPLSPAEKTAIAGDGDVTSIVQNGPVGTKLDVVFVGDGYTAAQQEDFHADVRAKWAKMSAVEPYASYAGLFNVWAVDAVSHESGVSGDPTQDVVRDTALDSAFFCDGTERLLCVDTGKVESYAAKAPAADLVVVLGNSTKYGGAGYNDVSSQVGYDGIATASSDNDRSDQIAVHETGHSLGKLADEYAYGESGTYSGPEPAEANLTTLSADQMTAQRQKWYRWIGQESPDGGAVGAFEGGGYYEYGLNRPTDNSIMRTLGREFNLPGREAMIAGFYRWASVLSSPVPTDRAVPRTARLRVGAPASAQLKWYVDGRERKAARGRSTVVVRALGVPHDGRTHTVTARATDRTAAVRDPALRKQLSGKLSWRVAR; this is translated from the coding sequence ATGCACAGACGCACCTCCAAGGACACCCCCCGACGCCTGTCCATACGCACCGCGGTGTCGGCCGCCCTCGCCACGGTGACACTGGCCGCAACGGCCACGGCGGCCACCGCCCAAGGTGCCGACCGGTCCCCGTCCCCCGCCCCGCACGGGCCAAGCACCCAGCAAGTCGAGTACTTCACCGAACCAGGCGGCCACCCCCGGCACACCACCGTCCCGGCCTCCCCGCCGCTCTCCCCCGCCGAGAAGACCGCGATCGCCGGCGACGGCGACGTCACCTCGATCGTGCAGAACGGCCCGGTCGGCACCAAACTCGATGTGGTCTTCGTCGGCGACGGCTACACCGCCGCCCAGCAGGAGGACTTCCACGCCGACGTCCGCGCCAAGTGGGCCAAGATGTCCGCCGTCGAGCCCTACGCCTCGTACGCGGGGCTGTTCAACGTCTGGGCCGTGGACGCCGTCTCCCACGAGTCCGGCGTCTCCGGGGATCCCACCCAGGACGTGGTCCGCGACACCGCCCTCGACTCCGCCTTCTTCTGCGACGGTACCGAGCGGCTGCTGTGCGTCGACACCGGCAAGGTCGAGTCGTACGCCGCCAAGGCCCCGGCCGCCGACCTCGTCGTGGTGCTCGGCAACTCCACCAAGTACGGCGGCGCCGGCTACAACGACGTCTCCTCGCAGGTCGGTTACGACGGGATCGCCACCGCCTCCTCCGACAACGACCGGTCCGACCAGATCGCGGTGCACGAGACGGGCCATTCGCTCGGCAAGCTCGCCGACGAGTACGCCTACGGCGAGTCCGGCACCTACTCGGGCCCCGAGCCCGCCGAGGCCAACCTCACCACGCTCTCCGCCGACCAGATGACCGCCCAGCGGCAGAAGTGGTACCGCTGGATCGGCCAGGAGTCGCCGGACGGGGGCGCGGTCGGCGCGTTCGAGGGCGGCGGCTACTACGAGTACGGGCTCAACCGGCCCACCGACAACTCGATCATGCGGACGCTCGGCCGGGAGTTCAACCTCCCCGGCCGGGAGGCCATGATCGCGGGCTTCTACCGCTGGGCGAGCGTGCTGAGCAGCCCCGTACCGACCGACCGCGCCGTGCCCCGCACGGCCCGTCTCCGGGTCGGCGCGCCCGCGTCCGCGCAGCTGAAGTGGTACGTCGACGGACGCGAACGCAAGGCCGCGCGCGGCCGGTCCACGGTCGTCGTACGGGCCCTCGGCGTCCCGCACGACGGCCGCACCCATACGGTCACGGCCAGGGCCACCGACCGTACGGCCGCGGTCCGTGATCCGGCGTTGCGCAAGCAGCTGTCTGGGAAGCTGAGCTGGCGGGTGGCCCGCTAG
- a CDS encoding amino acid permease, protein MTHPSPPSPPRPTGPDNDGSEDLQRNLQPRHIQMIAIGGTIGVGLFLGSAQALHDAGPGLLITYAVAGLVVFFVMRALGELLVHRPVSGSFATYAEEFIGKWAGFATGWSYWLMWVVTGTAELTAAGIYVRYWWPEVPQWLPGLIALAILGVANLLAVRLFGEFEFWFAIIKVATIVVLLVMAVAILVFGFGPLGKTAALSNIWTHGGFFPHGTAGPLLALQVVVFAFVGVELLGVTAGESKDPEKTLPSAVRRVIWRIALFYLGALTAVMALVPWTQLDPDVSPFVLVFAKVGVPAAAGVVNMVVLTAALSSCNSGVFSTGRMLLTLAGDRHAPAAFGKVSRQGVPAAGILASMAVMLLGVAANYFVPKEAFAYVTSVATIAAVFTWGIIVCAHLRYRAAVRAGRLRPVAFRMPLAPASNYFVLAFLGLVLVLLAFDAETRIALYVAPVWAVILVAGYRLTRRNRPAGLPDTPPGEETAEPSRLA, encoded by the coding sequence ATGACCCACCCGTCCCCGCCCTCCCCGCCACGCCCCACCGGCCCCGACAACGACGGCTCCGAGGATCTCCAGCGGAATCTGCAGCCCCGTCACATCCAGATGATCGCCATCGGAGGGACGATCGGCGTCGGCTTGTTCCTCGGGTCCGCGCAGGCGCTCCACGATGCCGGCCCGGGCCTGCTGATCACCTACGCGGTGGCGGGCCTGGTGGTCTTCTTCGTGATGCGTGCCCTCGGCGAGCTGCTGGTCCACCGGCCGGTGTCCGGCTCGTTCGCCACCTACGCGGAGGAGTTCATCGGCAAGTGGGCCGGGTTCGCCACCGGCTGGAGCTACTGGCTGATGTGGGTCGTCACCGGTACGGCGGAGCTGACCGCGGCCGGGATCTACGTCCGCTACTGGTGGCCCGAGGTGCCCCAGTGGCTGCCGGGCCTGATCGCCCTGGCAATCCTCGGCGTGGCCAATCTCCTGGCGGTGCGGCTGTTCGGGGAGTTCGAGTTCTGGTTCGCCATCATCAAGGTGGCCACCATCGTCGTCCTGCTGGTCATGGCCGTCGCCATCCTGGTCTTCGGCTTCGGCCCCCTGGGGAAGACCGCCGCGCTGAGCAACATCTGGACGCACGGGGGCTTCTTCCCGCACGGCACGGCCGGACCGCTGCTCGCCCTCCAGGTGGTCGTGTTCGCCTTCGTCGGGGTAGAGCTGCTCGGTGTGACCGCCGGGGAGAGCAAGGACCCCGAGAAGACGCTGCCCTCCGCCGTGCGGCGGGTGATCTGGCGGATCGCGCTGTTCTACCTCGGCGCCCTCACGGCGGTCATGGCGCTGGTCCCCTGGACCCAACTCGATCCGGACGTCAGCCCGTTCGTGCTGGTCTTCGCGAAGGTCGGGGTGCCCGCCGCGGCCGGTGTGGTGAACATGGTCGTGCTCACCGCCGCGCTGTCCTCCTGCAACAGCGGGGTGTTCTCCACCGGCCGGATGCTGCTCACCCTGGCCGGTGACCGGCACGCGCCGGCCGCGTTCGGGAAGGTCAGCCGCCAGGGCGTGCCCGCCGCGGGCATCCTCGCGTCGATGGCGGTGATGCTGCTGGGCGTGGCCGCGAACTACTTCGTCCCGAAGGAGGCCTTCGCGTACGTGACGAGCGTGGCGACCATTGCCGCGGTCTTCACCTGGGGAATCATCGTCTGCGCCCATCTGCGCTACCGGGCGGCGGTCCGCGCCGGGCGGCTGCGGCCGGTCGCGTTCCGGATGCCGCTGGCGCCGGCGTCGAACTACTTCGTCCTGGCCTTCCTCGGTCTCGTCCTCGTCCTGCTGGCCTTCGACGCCGAGACGAGGATCGCGCTGTACGTGGCTCCGGTGTGGGCGGTGATCCTCGTGGCCGGCTACCGCCTCACCCGCCGCAACCGGCCCGCCGGCCTGCCGGACACCCCGCCCGGCGAGGAGACGGCGGAACCGTCACGACTGGCCTGA
- the alr gene encoding alanine racemase, which produces MTFGIPREAESAGAGSGAAVTAVADVRPAAAPGGTAAGAEPGRTPVPATPPGTGPAGGSPVLARHTGEPYRPGTPHARARIDLAAIRANVGRLCEAAGPAEVMAVVKADGYGHGMVAAARAALAGGATWIGVAGMQEALTLRAAGVPGPLLAWLLTPGDDWHAAVAAGIDLSAGADWAVRAAVRAAHATGRPARLHLEVETGLGRGGACAGDWPALLDTVARAEAAGSVRVVGVWSHLARADEPGHPGCEEQLAHFRSAVARARRAGLTPEVLHLSNSAATLTLPEARFDLVRPGLAVYGLSPVPDRAGPAELGLRPAMALTARLASVKRVPAGHGVSYGHRYRTARETTLGLVPLGYADGVPRHASQAGPVLVAGRRHTVAGTVCMDQFVIDLGDAPASPGDEVVLFGPGDRGEPGAQDWARAADTISHDIVTRIGARVPRTYTGDTPAGTC; this is translated from the coding sequence ATGACATTCGGCATTCCCCGCGAGGCCGAGAGCGCCGGAGCCGGATCAGGGGCGGCGGTGACCGCCGTGGCGGACGTACGGCCCGCGGCCGCGCCCGGCGGGACGGCGGCAGGCGCCGAACCGGGCCGGACTCCGGTCCCCGCCACGCCCCCGGGGACGGGCCCGGCCGGCGGATCGCCCGTGCTCGCACGCCACACCGGGGAGCCGTACCGGCCCGGAACGCCGCACGCCCGGGCCCGGATCGACCTCGCGGCGATCCGCGCCAACGTCGGCCGGCTGTGCGAGGCGGCGGGCCCGGCGGAGGTGATGGCCGTGGTCAAGGCGGACGGGTATGGACACGGGATGGTCGCGGCGGCGCGCGCCGCGCTCGCCGGCGGCGCCACCTGGATCGGCGTCGCCGGTATGCAGGAGGCGCTGACCCTGCGCGCCGCCGGGGTCCCCGGCCCGCTGCTCGCGTGGCTGCTGACGCCGGGCGACGACTGGCATGCCGCGGTGGCCGCCGGGATCGACCTGTCGGCCGGTGCCGACTGGGCGGTGCGGGCCGCGGTCCGGGCCGCGCACGCCACCGGCCGCCCGGCACGGCTGCACCTCGAAGTGGAGACCGGGCTCGGCCGCGGCGGCGCCTGCGCGGGCGACTGGCCGGCGCTGCTGGACACGGTGGCGCGCGCCGAAGCGGCCGGGTCGGTGCGCGTGGTCGGGGTGTGGTCGCACCTCGCGCGGGCCGACGAGCCCGGACACCCCGGCTGCGAGGAGCAGTTGGCGCACTTCCGCTCGGCCGTCGCACGCGCCCGGCGGGCCGGGCTCACCCCCGAGGTCCTTCATCTGTCCAACTCGGCCGCCACCCTGACCCTGCCGGAGGCCCGCTTCGACCTGGTGCGTCCCGGGCTCGCCGTCTACGGACTGAGCCCGGTGCCCGACCGGGCCGGGCCCGCGGAGCTGGGGCTGCGGCCGGCGATGGCGCTCACCGCCCGGCTCGCCTCCGTCAAGCGGGTACCGGCCGGGCACGGCGTCTCCTACGGGCACCGCTACCGCACGGCCCGCGAGACCACGCTCGGTCTGGTCCCCCTGGGCTATGCCGACGGCGTGCCCCGGCATGCCTCGCAGGCCGGACCGGTTCTCGTCGCCGGCCGGCGGCACACCGTGGCGGGCACCGTGTGCATGGACCAGTTCGTGATCGATCTGGGTGACGCCCCCGCCTCCCCCGGGGACGAGGTCGTGCTCTTCGGACCGGGCGACCGCGGGGAGCCCGGCGCCCAGGACTGGGCCCGCGCCGCCGACACCATCTCGCACGACATCGTCACCCGCATCGGCGCCCGGGTGCCCCGCACGTACACCGGCGACACGCCCGCCGGCACGTGCTGA
- a CDS encoding PucR family transcriptional regulator, translated as MSLQRLLGSVGPAVLSGVCAPRGTAVPVGDVVIAEPDGGFDLRPGDLVLGVNLTDRAQALRLLSACAERSAGALLLKAPAAVDESVVTAASAAGLPLVQVEQQAGWAQVVSLLRAVLDSESHADSGTRAVGAEAGDLFGLADAIAAVIDAPVTIEDRSSRVLAYSARQERGDEARVATIMGRHVPDDVNAHFRRHGVFHRIAQDTGPIYVPAVVEGTKPRLVMPVHAGGDVLGSIWAIVPGPVAAERAAAFADAAAVAALHLLRRRAGADVERLVLTDMVATVLHGQEGAADAARRLGLTAGPWRVIAVGVRCEDEGEAERQRLTVWERMSRFRGSRLRSPAAIVGGVVYGIVPAERVTAEADGESAWLETLCQATGKPAPLVAVGGLAATVPGLARSREQADDTLDLLRTGLIARAQAVHDEVWATVVLRHVARSAAAARISAVGPLQQLADHDRAYGTSCVPTLHAWLREMGDPRAAAARLHIHPNTLRHRMRRLRDVVALPLDDPEVRTALLLQLTARQYGTEAGPEADGHGGGPAA; from the coding sequence ATGAGTCTGCAGCGGCTTCTCGGCTCCGTCGGTCCCGCGGTGCTGTCGGGGGTGTGCGCGCCTCGGGGCACGGCGGTGCCGGTGGGCGACGTGGTGATCGCGGAACCCGACGGCGGTTTCGATCTGCGGCCCGGCGACCTCGTCCTCGGGGTGAACCTCACGGACCGCGCGCAGGCCCTGCGGCTGCTGTCGGCGTGCGCCGAGCGGTCTGCCGGGGCCCTGCTGCTCAAGGCACCGGCGGCGGTCGACGAATCCGTGGTCACGGCCGCGAGCGCCGCCGGACTGCCGCTGGTGCAGGTCGAGCAGCAGGCGGGCTGGGCGCAGGTGGTGTCCCTGCTGCGCGCGGTGCTCGACAGCGAGAGCCATGCGGACTCCGGCACCCGGGCGGTCGGCGCCGAGGCGGGAGATCTCTTCGGGCTGGCCGATGCGATCGCCGCCGTGATCGACGCACCGGTCACCATCGAGGACCGCAGCTCACGCGTCCTTGCCTACTCCGCCCGGCAGGAGCGCGGTGACGAGGCGCGGGTCGCCACGATCATGGGACGGCATGTCCCCGACGACGTGAACGCCCACTTCCGACGGCACGGCGTCTTCCACCGGATCGCCCAGGACACCGGCCCCATCTACGTTCCCGCCGTGGTGGAAGGGACCAAGCCCCGGCTGGTGATGCCGGTGCACGCCGGCGGGGATGTGCTCGGCTCGATCTGGGCGATCGTGCCGGGGCCGGTGGCCGCCGAGCGGGCCGCGGCCTTCGCCGACGCCGCGGCGGTGGCCGCCCTGCATCTGCTGCGCCGACGGGCCGGCGCGGATGTGGAGCGCCTCGTCCTGACCGACATGGTCGCCACGGTGCTGCACGGCCAGGAGGGTGCGGCGGACGCGGCGCGGCGCCTGGGCCTGACGGCCGGCCCCTGGCGGGTGATCGCCGTGGGGGTGCGCTGCGAGGACGAGGGCGAGGCGGAACGGCAGCGGCTGACCGTATGGGAGCGGATGTCCCGGTTCCGCGGTTCGCGGCTCCGCTCCCCCGCGGCGATCGTCGGCGGGGTGGTGTACGGGATCGTGCCGGCGGAGCGGGTCACCGCGGAGGCCGACGGGGAGTCCGCCTGGCTGGAGACCTTGTGCCAGGCCACCGGGAAGCCCGCCCCGCTGGTCGCGGTCGGCGGGCTCGCGGCGACGGTCCCCGGGCTCGCGCGCTCGCGTGAGCAGGCCGACGACACCCTCGACCTGCTCCGGACGGGCCTGATCGCGCGCGCCCAGGCCGTCCACGACGAGGTGTGGGCCACGGTCGTGCTCCGGCATGTCGCACGCTCCGCCGCGGCGGCCCGGATCTCCGCTGTCGGGCCGCTGCAGCAGCTGGCGGACCACGACCGCGCGTACGGCACGAGCTGTGTGCCGACGCTCCACGCCTGGCTGCGGGAGATGGGCGACCCACGGGCGGCCGCGGCGCGGCTGCACATCCACCCCAACACCCTGCGGCACCGGATGCGCCGCCTCCGGGACGTGGTGGCCCTGCCGCTGGACGACCCCGAGGTCCGTACCGCACTGCTGCTCCAGCTCACCGCCCGCCAATACGGCACGGAGGCCGGACCGGAGGCGGACGGACACGGAGGCGGGCCGGCGGCCTGA
- a CDS encoding cytochrome ubiquinol oxidase subunit I produces MHTTVTLLADAPAQLLPARQLMAFTLASHIILVPLGVALPLITLVMHYRGLRRNDPVALLLARRWSAVMAVQFAVGVVTGTVLSFEFGLLWPGMMGTWGGVFGIGFGVEAWAFFLEAVLIAIYLYGWRRLKPGTHFLLGLPLPAAALLGAFGILAANSWMNTPQGFTLDAAGRPVDVHIRSAIFTPMFGPEYWHFVVAMLVTAGYVVAGVYATGWLRGRRDRYHRLGFTVPFTLAAVFTPVQMLLGDSIARSVFHKQPVKFAATEMVWRTDTHVPEYLFGRLHPDGHISGGIKIPQLDSVLAGFRPGTKVTGLTSVPASDRPTPAQATIAHWAFDLMVVIGSLLLLLALWYGWCRLRHRRLPGSPWFFRGAACAGVASVVAVECGWVTAEVGRQPWIVYQHMRISEAVTATRSTSLWIMLGLVMVVYVFIFGSLLAVLLKMRTGWRLADAEPAAGERHEGPETDTPYGPRSPVPAGDPPSSGGPGTPPAEGGRP; encoded by the coding sequence ATGCACACCACGGTCACCCTGCTGGCGGACGCTCCGGCCCAACTGCTCCCCGCCAGGCAGCTGATGGCGTTCACCCTGGCGTCCCACATCATCCTGGTACCGCTCGGCGTGGCGCTGCCGCTGATCACCCTGGTGATGCACTACCGAGGACTGCGCCGCAACGACCCCGTGGCCCTGCTCCTCGCCCGGCGCTGGTCGGCGGTCATGGCCGTACAGTTCGCGGTCGGCGTCGTCACCGGCACCGTGCTGTCCTTCGAGTTCGGGCTGCTCTGGCCGGGCATGATGGGCACCTGGGGCGGTGTCTTCGGCATCGGATTCGGCGTCGAGGCCTGGGCGTTCTTCCTCGAAGCGGTGCTCATCGCCATCTACCTCTACGGCTGGCGCAGGCTGAAACCCGGCACCCACTTCCTGCTCGGCCTGCCCCTCCCGGCCGCCGCCCTGCTCGGCGCGTTCGGCATCCTGGCGGCCAACTCGTGGATGAACACGCCCCAGGGATTCACCCTCGATGCCGCCGGCAGGCCCGTGGACGTCCACATCCGGTCGGCGATCTTCACCCCCATGTTCGGCCCCGAGTACTGGCACTTCGTCGTGGCGATGCTGGTCACCGCCGGGTACGTCGTCGCCGGCGTCTACGCCACCGGCTGGCTGCGCGGCCGGCGGGACCGCTACCACCGGCTCGGCTTCACCGTGCCCTTCACCCTCGCCGCGGTGTTCACGCCGGTGCAGATGCTGCTCGGGGACTCCATCGCCCGCTCGGTCTTCCACAAGCAGCCGGTGAAGTTCGCCGCGACCGAGATGGTCTGGCGGACCGACACCCACGTACCGGAGTACCTCTTCGGCCGGCTGCACCCCGACGGACACATCTCCGGCGGTATCAAGATCCCCCAACTCGACTCCGTACTGGCCGGGTTCCGGCCCGGGACCAAGGTGACCGGGCTGACCTCGGTCCCGGCGAGCGACCGGCCGACGCCGGCCCAGGCCACCATCGCCCACTGGGCCTTCGACCTCATGGTCGTGATCGGCTCGCTGCTGCTCCTCCTCGCCCTCTGGTACGGCTGGTGCCGGCTGCGGCACCGCCGGCTGCCCGGCTCACCGTGGTTCTTCCGCGGCGCGGCCTGCGCGGGCGTCGCGTCCGTCGTCGCCGTCGAATGCGGCTGGGTCACCGCCGAAGTGGGCCGCCAGCCCTGGATCGTCTACCAGCACATGCGGATCAGCGAGGCGGTGACGGCGACCCGGTCCACCAGTCTGTGGATCATGCTCGGCCTGGTGATGGTGGTGTACGTGTTCATCTTCGGCTCGCTGCTCGCCGTCCTGCTCAAGATGCGTACCGGCTGGCGGCTCGCGGACGCGGAGCCCGCGGCGGGGGAGCGGCACGAAGGGCCGGAGACCGACACCCCCTACGGGCCGCGCTCCCCGGTGCCGGCCGGCGACCCACCGTCGTCCGGCGGGCCCGGGACGCCCCCGGCCGAGGGCGGCCGGCCGTGA